CCGTCAGTGGAACTTAAGGTTTGACGCGTTCATAAGAGAAAAAGGTTTCACGAGATGCGTTAAAGATCCTTGTGTATATTGGAAAGGAAAAGGTGCAGTTGAGAGTGTGTATCTTCTgttgtatgtggatgatatgcTTATTGCAGCTAAAGACAAGAAGAAAGTCTTACATCTTAAGGACCTTCTGAAGAaggagtttgaaatgaaagacttgggaCCAGCTACTCGCATTTTAGGAATGGAGATTACTTGTGACAGAGAAAAGGGTATTCTGAAGCTGTCACAAGAGAGGTATATTAAGCAAGTTCTAAAGACGTTTGGAATGGAAGAGTGTAAACCAGTAATCACACCAGTTGGAGCGCATTTCAAGCTTAAAAGCTTAACACCTGAAGAGTGGGAAAAGCAGAAACATTTAATGGACAACACTCCTTATGCGAGCGCTGTAGGAAGCCTGATGTATGCTATGATTGGAACTAGACCAGATTTGGGATATGCAGTTGGTCTAGTAAGCAGGTTTATGTCTAAGCCTAGCAGAGAGCATTGGGAAGCGGTTAAGTGGATTATGCGGTATCTTCAGGGAGCTTCAGAAGTTTGCATACATTTTACTAAGAATGATCAGTTTGAGGTGGAGGGATTTAGTGATTCTGATTACTCAACTGATCGTGACAAGAGGAGGTCAATAACTGGTTATGTGTTTCAAGTTGGAGGGAATACAGTTAGTTGGAGGTCTGCACTGCAGCATGTAGTAGCTCTTTCAACTACAGAGGCTGAGTACATGGCTCTTTCAGAAGCTACAAGAGAAGGGTTATGGTTGAGGGAGTTTTGTTGTGAATTGGGTTTTGATTCTCAGTTTTTCAGGCTTCACAGTGATTCACAAAGCGCTATTTGTCTAGCTAAGAATGCAGTACATCACGACAAGACGAAGCATGTAGCAAACAAGATTCATTTCATCAGAGACATTGTGGATTTCGGTTTAGTCAAGATTCACACTACCCTAAATCCAGCTGATATGTTAACTAAAGGGTTACCTGGAAACGCGTTCGAGAAGTGTCTCGAAACGTTGGGGGTCACTGCCTGATCGCTCCAGAACGTACTTCGAGATGGTTCTGTTGTTTAAACCATCTCATCAAGGGAGTACATATATACACAGAGAGCAAAAGAGTTAGTATTCTGCCTCTGCATAAACAACGTCTTAACTAACAAGTTTGAAGAAGTTAGGAGACTTACGAAGGAGTTACTGGAGTTTCTCCAAAAAAGGTTCAAGTGTTCGTTATCTAAAAAAACGAGCAAGTGTGTCATGATTCGTTGTAAGGTTTCTCAAGTTCAGGGTAAACAGGAGAAGGTGACTTACAGAATACAAGCGGGGTTTGTTGCTGTTGAGGTTCAACGAGATTTGCAGAAGACGTGCTTATTTGGGTTTTTTCAGTGAGAGGTACAACTGGAGGATCTGGAAGCTTGAAATCGTCTGGGAGAGTCAGAGTTGGTGATTGTGGCATGCAAGGGTTGAATATGAGAAGGTCTGGACTGGGAAGTCGAGCTGGTTCAGGACTTGGGGTTCTCAGTGGAGGAGGTAAGGGTTCGTCGTTGGATCCGCATTGTCCAGTAAAGTTGTTTGAACTGTTTGGTGGTGTTTCAGACATGGTTACGGGTTGTCGTAGTTGCTGTGTTTACGGCGGAGTTCTTTGACATTGACCTAAAACGTCAAGGTGGAGATTTGTGAATGTTGTGTCGTTTTGGTCATTGGGCTTAAGCGTGAAGACGGCCCAAGTGATAAAACAGCAAGCAAGTCAGCTCGTGCTGAGCTGGAAGAAAAGGTTGTTACGATCGATAACaaacttcattttgtttaaaagGAGGAGTCAACACAGAGTAGAGAGAGACGCAAGAAACAGAGTGATACAGATCCGtctcaagagagaaagaaagagagagagagaagatatCAAAGCGGAAGGAGAAAACTGATCAAGACTAGAGAGATCCAGCAGTGATCGTAGCTCTTGAGATCACGGCGTTTTCTCCGGTTCATTCTGCGTATCCTCGTCGTCGGAGGTATCGGAGGCTGATATAGAGTCGTCTTCATCGCAGTCACTTTGATAGTCTTCTCCGAAAAGCTCACGGTATATCTTTCTGTAATACCTGTGAACAACGATCAAGTGAGATCGTTAGCTATTGTATCAAACTGATCAATAGTAAAGGCATGAGAGTTTAGTTCTCTCCCCAGTCAGTAGGAAACGAAGACTGGGTAAACAAACGCTTGTGTATGTGTTCTTTACAGTTCTTTAGATCATACACAATCTGAATAAATCTAAGTGCTAGAAGCTAGAAGAAAGTGAACGTACAAGATCAAGAATTGGATTTCAAGTTTTCTCAACagtatatttaaaaaacaagtgtataaaagtattttgccaccgaaaaaaatatttttgaaaatgtatctTTATTGGTGGTAAAAATGAGAAATGATACTAttaaagtggtaaacataaacaTGCCcattatgcaaaaaaaaacacgaGTCTAACATATTACGGTAAATGAATTTTCCACAACTTGTCTTTTAACTCCAGTTACGCAAGTACGCAAGCACGTGTACTTGTGTATATTCAACGATAGAAGAGTTGGGATCGAAGTTACTCGTGGCGTggttgtttgacaaaaaaaaaagtttgacaaaaaaaaaaagttactcgTGGCCTCGGAGATTTGATCGGAAGAGAACATTCGAATAGGGTTTGAAATGCCGTTGCAGTCATCAATGAGTTCCTGAACAAACACGCTCCCATTCTTGAGGAAGCACTTCCTCGCCTCGCCCTTCTCCTTTTTCCTTCTCCATAGTTCCATCGCCTAGTGATGAATGATGCCTCAGATTacagtttcttcttttttcaggTAAAAGTTGAAACACTTATTTTGAATAGTCAAACTacgaaatatattattttataattcatttattttccttttgacTCCAGTTAGTGTTAAGACAGAACTTATCTTTGAACCATCCTCTTCTTTTCtccatttaagtttttttttttttattacagatGTTGTTGAGATCAGAAGATGGATTGTTTGATGAACAAGtcaaataagaagaagaagaagaaacactcAGAAGCAAATCAACGGCTAAGATCGTTTCAAGAAAACGGTAAGGTGCTCTTACAAGACCTCATCGAGCTTTGCGATGGCAAATCCAATCCAATCAAGACTTTCTCTGCTAACCAAATCATCCAAGCCACCGACAACTTCCACGAGAGCAATCACATGTTTCGCTTCGAGTTTATATACAGAGGTACGCTCGAAAACCGCCCGGTACTAATCAAGAGAGCTACATGGAAATTATACACATCTGATACAATAGCAAAGATCTGTCGTGACATAACCGTCTCGTCCATGGTGAGTGGTCACAAGAACTTTCTCAAGCTGTTAGGATGTTGTCTTGAGTTCGAGTATCCGGTCTTAGTATGTGAGTATGCAGAACGTATACCTTACAATACTCCAAACTTGGGAATGTTAATCAAGATGGCCAAAGAGATTGCTGTTGCGGTTTCTTATCTTCACACTGCGTTTCCAAGGACTATGGTTCATATGGATATACAACCTTCTAACATTTTCTTGGATTCAAACGGAACAGCAAAGCTAAGTGGGTTTTGTCTATGTGTCTCAATCCCAGAAGGAGAGACGTTTGTTAAGGTCGATGCTGATAGAGTAGAAGGAGTTTTAGATTATTTAGAGTACAATTATGTGACGAGTGGTGTAGTCACTGAGAATACTGATGTTTTTAGTTTTGGAGTGTTGTTGCAAAATCTTTTGATAGGAAAGCATGGAGTGGTTGAGCGTTGCAAAGGTGATGAGAGTTTGTTTGAATATGAGCACAGTGTGTTGAATCTGAGGGTTTCAGATAGGGTGTGTAAGTTTGTGGAGGAGGGAAGAGTCGTTGAGATATTGGATCCACAAATGTTGGAAAGTATGGGTGATGATGAAACTGGAGAACAAGAGAGACGGCAAATGGAAGCAGTTCTGATGCTCTCACTTAGATGCACTGGTCATAAAGGTGATGTTCCAAAGATGATGGAAGTGGCAAAAGAACTAAAAAGAATTGAGAGATTGACATAGAATAGGTGTTGTAAACTTTCTATTTATATGGTCAGGTttgtaataataaaaagatatgaGACAAGACTACAATATAGAACAGTGGGCATATAATTGATATTGACATATTGTGgtaaatattgtaatatttaaaatcttgaaggtgaaaataaaatattcttggAGTAGAGTCAGCACATTAGTTCATTTGGAAAGTTCAGGAAGCTCCTTAAGGTTAAAATGTAATAAACTTGGATTACAAATTTGGAGGGTTGAGCCGGCCCGTGCAATAGTGCAACGCATAGGCGATTCTTGAAAGCCCAGATAGCAAGCTATCTTAATGGGCTTTCTCCCTTAAAAAATAGAGTTAATATCGAGTGGGCCGATGGCCCACATATCAGATATTAAACTGATAAGAACAGATACTACACTTGATCTTAGCCAAAAGGCCGAGAAAGGTATGAATTGAAAGAGAGGTTCGTCTTTCTTTTAATACTGTTTGGCTTATGAACAATAACTCTCATCATACCGATGTGGGACTTTCGAACTATTCCCTTTCCTATTAAGAAAATTGAAACGATGACGTTTGCCTACTGATTATTTTTCTCTCGTCGGTTCTTTGCCCACTGGGTCACAAAAGTGAAACGCTGACGTTTCGTCAACTTGTAGATTGGGAGTTGCAAGAAGTTTGTGATCTTGGCGTTAAGCTCTTCTACGATACTTCCAGGGGCATGATCATGACAGGAACTCATCAGGTGTGAAGTTGCAGCGTATTCTTTTCATCAGTGGAAGACTTATCGATGTCATAGGTATGAATCattcagagaaaaaaaaaagtcagttCGAGAAAGCTTAATCAAGAACTTAGGAATAATAGAGGTATCTCAACAAAATCTCTTCCCTAATGGTTAGGTTCATAAGCATGTCTTTTGGAAGCATTAGTAGATCGCTAATGTTCATGTCACTAGTGTAAAGGGAAGGAATGAgaccatcatcttcttcttctagagtcTCTAGTGTTTATGTCAAACATTTCAGTGAGGCGTCCCAATCTACAAGTGAGAGATTATAACATTCAAGAAACATTAGTTTCGTCTCATTTGAGTCTCAGACTGTAATTACATGTGCGTCAATATTCTTCTTGCCAGTTTTAGTTTTGATCATTTAATCGTCCTTCATGGAGTTTTAACACTTTCCCCATGattgaaataataatattctGACTGAGAAGTAGCACATACATATTCTAAATGTCTACATTGTGGAAAtctggtaaaaaaaaagaaataaatcatATACCAGTTTTGTCTCTCTGAATCAAATACTTCTTAACAGATAgctaattcttatatatatctataataatttatatatatgtggaGAGTGAGAGACAagcttatatatacacattcatAATCTACTGCTACTCACAGCTCCATTTTGACCTGGTTTGGGTGCAAACTAGCAGAACCCACCATCAAATTTTCAGAAACAGCCATCAAACTGTTGTGTTCATTGCCATGACCTTGATCATCTTCTCTTCCCCAAGCCGGCTGGTTCAAGCCATCATAAGGCCATTGCTGCGGTTGTGGTGGTTGTTGCAGTTGCAGTTGCCGGTGATGAAAGGATTGTTCAGTCTCAGTGACTTGATGAGGCCAAGCTAGCTGCATTGCTGTACCATTAAAGCTCCCATCTATTAAAGAACAATTCTGCGAAAAAATGAAACCAAACCAAGAAAAGATTTCagctcagagatcattcatTCATAGAGATCTTGATCTATAGTCAAAGAAGTCAGctattgttattattatccTAAAAAAGAACTAGGCTTAATGAGAGGGACCCTAGCTATTTATTGGGTatgtacaagctgtaagaagaaagagagagagcatTTATTAACCTTGGTCCAAAACATCTTTGATGAGTAAGATTAAAGTCTCCTACTCTAGATAGAATCCACAGGTGTTTGATTGTGAGATTAgatagatgaaaagaaacaagATGTTGGAAGAGACCCATATATTATTACTGaggaataaaataattttttttttcaaatcatcAAAGCTCATCAATATATACAAACACATCCGACATAACTCACAGTAAGATACAGAACAATGGTGGTCCGAGTTTTGACCCACTAAAAGCTGTTTGTGTATACTGTAATTTTGCCAGGTGTGTGTTGTGTATTTATTTTTCCCTGAGTTCCATTCATAAGACTAGACGTTGATCTTCCTACGCCTTGCTCTAAATTGGTCTAAGTTAATGTTTGTATCAATAAATAcccaaaactttttctttttatgataTAAACTAGAAACTATTCAAAGAGGTATGGTTTACTCAAATGAGAGACACAtgctattgttttttttctgtagAAGTGTAATCAAGATGACCTAAGTATTGTGTGAGATTAGAAGATACTTACTTCTGAGGCTAATAAGGTGTCGAGATTGAAGTCTACTCTGGGGTTTACTGCAGCAAGTCTCATTGATAGCAtctgtggaaaaaaaaacaagttaaaaaCTTTGATGAGATTGTTTTGAGTTGACCTTTTGGCTGTGTCCTTTCAAGGCTAttgtacaatatatatataggtggTAAAGAACAAAACTGGAACACGGAAAGTCTCACCTCCACTTGACGTTGTAAAGACTGGACATGGTTTATGATCTCATCCAGCACCAACGCAGTACCTTGAATCTGCAAAAGTCAAAGACATTTGCTTTTTACACACCCAACAAACAAGAGTTCCTTCCTAAGCAGCTACTATGTCTAAAGGAGGATGGCTCTTTAAATCTAAATGGCATCTCCAATCACAATCAAACTTTTATCACTTTCAAAAAAGTAATCACTACTCTAGTGGTTCATggaacaatcaatcaatcaagtcCTCACAGctcaaccaataaaaatattacaaaaggcTGATGTTAGCATAACATCATCTCCACCAATCTCACCAATAATTGCTGCTAACTTctattgattttaaatttacttGTCTGGGAGGGGGAGGAGTGTCacatccatgtttccaaactaATTAGGTATGTGGGACTCAACACAATATCAACTTTTAGTAAAGGATCCTTTGCTTTAATCCGTCCTTCTAATAAGGAGTCATTGTCATTTTTTCCTTGATAGATACCCAACGTGTTAGAGACGATACTACCCCCTTCCCCCCCACCTTCCCATTAGAAAGCTTCCAACTTTCTCTTCCCACTTATCAATGGACCccaaacacaaacacacacttTGATCTTGATCTTTCCATCAATATCTgtcccctaaacccaaaaccttaaTGGCGCATTACAGCTAGCATCCCCTCACTTTCACTTATAGACTAATCAATCAGGCTCAATGAACACAACACTTTGAGAAGTGGAAAAAAGAATTCGATTAAAAGCCATCTCCAATCACGTCTGTGTGACTAGTTTAACCTTAAAGCCAAGTGTGTACCCTTTGACACACCAGAAATCACTTTTCTTCACTAAAAAGCAATTAATTAATCAACTTTTTGagttattaattaacaaaaagaaactaaaatcatcaaaaactATACAATATTCTTACTTTTTAGAGTGAATGAATctattaagtaaatattatgTCGTTAAGCACAAATGAAGACCTAATGATTAATTAGCATATTCATTATCTAGAGAGACAAACCTTATCACAGCCTGGGACCAGTTCCTGTAGCAGCTTCATCCGTGCATTAATCTTCTCTCTTCTTGCCTATAATCCAAAAAATTAGTAATCCATTAGcgattaatttaattaatcaactGATTAAGACCATTGAGAAGCTGAGTTACTCGTTCAGCTAAGCTATGGCTATCTGTTGCTTGACCACGGCGAGCTCTAACGTGAACATAAGGCAGCTCTTCAGAGcttttgctcttcttcttcgttgagcCTTTCACCTAGACAAGTTAGGGACACGTGTCAATCACTGGCTTGAATCAAATGTTAAACAAAATTGTCTCACCTTCTTGTCGAGTTCTTTCCTCTTGCCAATGCCACATCGATTGTTCTCCAACCGCTGAGATGAATCCGTCTCACCAGGCTCGGTCTTGACTCTATCGGAGTTAGAAGGCACCGAGCTCGTCGTGGTAGTCTCACCGGACACGTTTCCGTTTTGCTGCTCATTGGCCATCACCGAGAAGCGAGCTGCTCGCTCCATGAGGGCTGCGTTAGAAGGAAAAGTCAATGCTCCGTAAGCGTGAAGCGGTGGTGGCGGTGGAGAGACGTCTAAACCGACTCCGGCGACGGCCGCCTGAGAAGAAGAGGGCGAGGGATCAGTGAAATGGAGAAGCTCCACGGCTTGTGTGGGCGGGAGCTCAAGCAACGCAGTGAAACCACCGTCGCCGCCGCCGAGATGAAGCGATTCGAGCCCTGGTGGTTCCCGGCACGCCCCAACGGCGGCGGATCTAGCTCCGAAGGCTCCGGTCAGATCCATAAACGGTGGAATCTCAGGGAAACCCtttaaggagagagagagagagagagagttgcgGTGATAAAGAATTGACTTTTGTTAGTTAGTGAGCATATCGCGGCGAAGAAGGTGCATCAATGGCGGTCAAAGAGTCTGACTTGAGAAACCTTTCTCTTTCTCTGTCTTGTCTGAGAGAAAAAGGAAGAAGCTTTATTTACTCCATAGCCATTTGAAGTAGGACGAAAGCAACGTTAGCTGTGGAAGTGCGTcggttaaataaaaaaaaaaaaaagagagagaaatcaatttttggtttttgtattTACGGTACGGTTTCTTTTTAGACCATTTTTGCTGGATCCCAATGGATATTAGTTGGGCCTTTTGGGCTTTATCtgataacttttatttttttacctcTGATTATCTCTAATTTTTTAGTATATGATTTttataacaattaaaattttgtaattatttattattgcaTAGTATTATTGTAGATAATAATTTATTGGACGTACCATAGAGCGGTATATATTAAATCCAATTGAGTTATTCTGCCCCAGGACCAGCCTGCTGTCTCTGACCTCTAtcttttattcaaataaaataggctgaaaaataaaatcaattatgcGTCCTACTcatctataaatattattatctgtAGTTATGCCATAAATTGgggatataaaaaaatttcttttcatGGACACTGATTTCAGTGTGAATGAAATTTTTACAAACTTTACAAAAATACTCATTCTGTATTAACATTTAAACAATGTAATTTCAATaaatgtcatttaaaaaaatgatttaccattaaataatgtattaaaatgtaaaatatctatctttatatacttttttctaaatgtaaaattttgaaacGAAAGAGTAAAATAGTTTTGTTGACTTGTTAAATCAGAagaataattttacaaaaataaatctgACTACTTTTATTTTAGCATATAGCCCCAGTTAAAACTGTAATTATACCTCCCGACAAGAAAAACTGTAAATACCTGAGTCTTTGGATGATTGCCGCAAGATTTAGCCTAAGTTCTGAAGTTCTTGGAAAAGTTGTAGAAGATAGAACGATCTTGTTATG
The nucleotide sequence above comes from Brassica napus cultivar Da-Ae chromosome A9, Da-Ae, whole genome shotgun sequence. Encoded proteins:
- the LOC111212441 gene encoding serine/threonine-protein kinase ZRK4; amino-acid sequence: MDCLMNKSNKKKKKKHSEANQRLRSFQENGKVLLQDLIELCDGKSNPIKTFSANQIIQATDNFHESNHMFRFEFIYRGTLENRPVLIKRATWKLYTSDTIAKICRDITVSSMVSGHKNFLKLLGCCLEFEYPVLVCEYAERIPYNTPNLGMLIKMAKEIAVAVSYLHTAFPRTMVHMDIQPSNIFLDSNGTAKLSGFCLCVSIPEGETFVKVDADRVEGVLDYLEYNYVTSGVVTENTDVFSFGVLLQNLLIGKHGVVERCKGDESLFEYEHSVLNLRVSDRVCKFVEEGRVVEILDPQMLESMGDDETGEQERRQMEAVLMLSLRCTGHKGDVPKMMEVAKELKRIERLT
- the LOC106368187 gene encoding transcription factor bHLH60; this encodes MDLTGAFGARSAAVGACREPPGLESLHLGGGDGGFTALLELPPTQAVELLHFTDPSPSSSQAAVAGVGLDVSPPPPPLHAYGALTFPSNAALMERAARFSVMANEQQNGNVSGETTTTSSVPSNSDRVKTEPGETDSSQRLENNRCGIGKRKELDKKVKGSTKKKSKSSEELPYVHVRARRGQATDSHSLAERARREKINARMKLLQELVPGCDKIQGTALVLDEIINHVQSLQRQVEMLSMRLAAVNPRVDFNLDTLLASENCSLIDGSFNGTAMQLAWPHQVTETEQSFHHRQLQLQQPPQPQQWPYDGLNQPAWGREDDQGHGNEHNSLMAVSENLMVGSASLHPNQVKMEL